One genomic window of Oncorhynchus clarkii lewisi isolate Uvic-CL-2024 chromosome 5, UVic_Ocla_1.0, whole genome shotgun sequence includes the following:
- the LOC139409272 gene encoding oxysterol-binding protein-related protein 9-like isoform X4 — MSLRALRPEAETGFVPSVQDFEKKLAEADAYLQILIDQLKLFDEKIKDCKEDESRRKIEHLKETTCSMVESIKHCIVLLQIAKSTINPVDGIFQPQDTSLVNLAMPTQTTLPTDGSKICKGEQRPSTLSVGPVVTVMGSLQTPTPNSTGSGPSAPSSSVASPSHMTITSHSVPDFSYSSSEDEFYDADEFSQNSTSPKHFLDPSRPSAALPHSDDGTVLKRPNTNESLDSSMSNGTTDADQFDSHDDEAEDQGESVEEHKSVIMHLLSQVRLGMDLTKVVLPTFILERRSLLEMYADFFAHPDLFVSIADQLEPKERMVQMVKWYMSAFHAGRKSSVAKKPYNPILGEVFFCHWDLPSESEEPTAVEPSSEGPVPWSSANSVSFVAEQVSHHPPISAFYAECLSKKIQFNAHIWTKSKFLGMSIGVHNIGQGCVSCLEHDEHYILTFPNGYGRSILTVPWVELGGECNINCSKTGYSASIVFHTKPFYGGKKHRITAEIFPPNDKKSFCSIEGEWNGVMHAKWASGENSLFIDTKKMGCIKKKVRKLEDQLEYESRSLWKDVTVSLKSRDIDAATEAKHRLEEKQRGEARERKENEMQWETRLFHEDGECWVYDEPLLKRTGSQRH; from the exons ATGTCCCTCAGAGCTCTGCGTCCT GAGGCAGAGACAGGATTTGTTCCAAGTGTCCAAGACTTCGAAAAGAAACTTGCAGAGGCTGACGCGTACCTACAAATTCTAATTGATCAGTTAAAG CTCTTTGATGAGAAAATCAAGGATTGCAAAGAAGATGAGTCGCGCAGA AAAATTGAACATTTGAAGGAAACCACATGT AGTATGGTAGAGTCCATCAAGCACTGTATTGTATTGCTGCAGATTGCCAAG AGCACCATCAACCCAGTGGATGGGATATTTCAGCCTCAGGACACTTCTTTAGTCAACTTAGCCATGCCAACACAAACCACCCTTCccacag ATGGCTCCAAGATTTGTAAAGGAGAACAGCGGCCATCCACTCTATCAGTGGGGCCTGTTGTCACGGTGATGGGCAGCCTGCAGACTCCGACCCCCAACAgcacag ggAGTGGCCCCTCGGCGCCCAGCAGCAGCGTTGCCTCCCCCAGTCACATGACCATCACCTCCCACTCGGTCCCTGACTTCTCTTACTCCAGCAGTGAAGACGAGTTCTATGACGCTGACGAGTTCTCCCAGAACAGCACGTCTCCCAAACACTTCCTAGA TCCCTCTAGGCCTTCTGCTGCTTTGCCTCACAGCGATGATGGAACAGTGCTGAAACGACCAAACACTAACGAGTCCCTCGACTCCTCCATGTCTAACGGCACCACTGAcgcag ATCAATTTGACAGCCATGATGATGAGGCGGAGGATCAGGGGGAGTCTGTGGAGGAGCACAAGAGTGTCATCATGCACCTGCTGTCCCAGGTGCGACTAGGCATGGACCTCACCAAG gtgGTCCTCCCCACATTTATCTTGGAGAGGAGGTCTTTGCTGGAGATGTATGCTGACTTCTTTGCACATCCGGATTTGTTTGTCAG TATCGCGGATCAACTGGAACCCAAAGAGCGCATGGTGCAGATGGTAAAATGGTACATGTCAGCCTTCCACGCAGGGAGGAAAAGCTCAGTGGCCAAGAAGCCTTACAACCCCATCCTGGGAGAGGTTTTCTTCTGCCACTGGGACCTGCCTTCAGAGAGTGAGGAGCCCACTGCAGTG GAGCCATCGTCAGAGGGTCCAGTGCCATGGTCTTCAGCCAACAGTGTGTCTTTTGTAGCAGAGCAGGTCTCTCATCACCCCCCCA TTTCTGCATTCTACGCAGAGTGTCTGAGCAAAAAGATTCAGTTCAACGCCCACATTTGGACCAAGTCAAAGTTCTTAGGAATGTCAATTGGAGTCCACAATATTGGCCAGG GCTGTGTGTCCTGTCTGGAACATGACGAGCACTACATACTCACCTTCCCCAATGGCTATGGCAG GTCGATCCTGACTGTCCCATGGGTGGAGTTGGGTGGAGAGTGTAACATCAACTGCTCCAAAACGGGCTACAGTGCCAGCATTGTGTTTCACACTAAGCCCTTCTACGGTGGCAAGAAGCACAGGATCACCGCTGAGATCTT TCCTCCCAATGACAAGAAGTCATTCTGCTCCATTGAAGGAGAGTGGAATGGAGTTATGCACGCTAAGTGGGCATCTGGG GAAAACTCCTTGTTCATTGACACGAAGAAAATGGGCTGTATCAAGAAGAAGGTGAGGAAGTTGGAGGACCAGTTGGAGTATGAGTCCCGCAG CCTGTGGAAGGATGTGACGGTCAGCCTGAAGTCGAGAGACATCGATGCAGCAACGGAAGCAAAGCACAGGCTGGAGGAGAAGCAGAGGGGGGAGGccagggagaggaaggaaaatgaAATGCAGTGGGAAACTAGG TTGTTCCATGAGGATGGAGAGTGCTGGGTCTACGATGAGCCTCTACTGAAAAGAACTGGATCACAGAGGCACTGA
- the LOC139409272 gene encoding oxysterol-binding protein-related protein 9-like isoform X3: MSLRALRPEAETGFVPSVQDFEKKLAEADAYLQILIDQLKLFDEKIKDCKEDESRRKIEHLKETTCSMVESIKHCIVLLQIAKDQSNEQQHAYGLISTINPVDGIFQPQDTSLVNLAMPTQTTLPTDGSKICKGEQRPSTLSVGPVVTVMGSLQTPTPNSTGSGPSAPSSSVASPSHMTITSHSVPDFSYSSSEDEFYDADEFSQNSTSPKHFLDPSRPSAALPHSDDGTVLKRPNTNESLDSSMSNGTTDADQFDSHDDEAEDQGESVEEHKSVIMHLLSQVRLGMDLTKVVLPTFILERRSLLEMYADFFAHPDLFVSIADQLEPKERMVQMVKWYMSAFHAGRKSSVAKKPYNPILGEVFFCHWDLPSESEEPTAVEPSSEGPVPWSSANSVSFVAEQVSHHPPISAFYAECLSKKIQFNAHIWTKSKFLGMSIGVHNIGQGCVSCLEHDEHYILTFPNGYGRSILTVPWVELGGECNINCSKTGYSASIVFHTKPFYGGKKHRITAEIFPPNDKKSFCSIEGEWNGVMHAKWASGENSLFIDTKKMGCIKKKVRKLEDQLEYESRSLWKDVTVSLKSRDIDAATEAKHRLEEKQRGEARERKENEMQWETRLFHEDGECWVYDEPLLKRTGSQRH; this comes from the exons ATGTCCCTCAGAGCTCTGCGTCCT GAGGCAGAGACAGGATTTGTTCCAAGTGTCCAAGACTTCGAAAAGAAACTTGCAGAGGCTGACGCGTACCTACAAATTCTAATTGATCAGTTAAAG CTCTTTGATGAGAAAATCAAGGATTGCAAAGAAGATGAGTCGCGCAGA AAAATTGAACATTTGAAGGAAACCACATGT AGTATGGTAGAGTCCATCAAGCACTGTATTGTATTGCTGCAGATTGCCAAG GATCAAAGTAACGAACAGCAACACGCATACGGACTGATA AGCACCATCAACCCAGTGGATGGGATATTTCAGCCTCAGGACACTTCTTTAGTCAACTTAGCCATGCCAACACAAACCACCCTTCccacag ATGGCTCCAAGATTTGTAAAGGAGAACAGCGGCCATCCACTCTATCAGTGGGGCCTGTTGTCACGGTGATGGGCAGCCTGCAGACTCCGACCCCCAACAgcacag ggAGTGGCCCCTCGGCGCCCAGCAGCAGCGTTGCCTCCCCCAGTCACATGACCATCACCTCCCACTCGGTCCCTGACTTCTCTTACTCCAGCAGTGAAGACGAGTTCTATGACGCTGACGAGTTCTCCCAGAACAGCACGTCTCCCAAACACTTCCTAGA TCCCTCTAGGCCTTCTGCTGCTTTGCCTCACAGCGATGATGGAACAGTGCTGAAACGACCAAACACTAACGAGTCCCTCGACTCCTCCATGTCTAACGGCACCACTGAcgcag ATCAATTTGACAGCCATGATGATGAGGCGGAGGATCAGGGGGAGTCTGTGGAGGAGCACAAGAGTGTCATCATGCACCTGCTGTCCCAGGTGCGACTAGGCATGGACCTCACCAAG gtgGTCCTCCCCACATTTATCTTGGAGAGGAGGTCTTTGCTGGAGATGTATGCTGACTTCTTTGCACATCCGGATTTGTTTGTCAG TATCGCGGATCAACTGGAACCCAAAGAGCGCATGGTGCAGATGGTAAAATGGTACATGTCAGCCTTCCACGCAGGGAGGAAAAGCTCAGTGGCCAAGAAGCCTTACAACCCCATCCTGGGAGAGGTTTTCTTCTGCCACTGGGACCTGCCTTCAGAGAGTGAGGAGCCCACTGCAGTG GAGCCATCGTCAGAGGGTCCAGTGCCATGGTCTTCAGCCAACAGTGTGTCTTTTGTAGCAGAGCAGGTCTCTCATCACCCCCCCA TTTCTGCATTCTACGCAGAGTGTCTGAGCAAAAAGATTCAGTTCAACGCCCACATTTGGACCAAGTCAAAGTTCTTAGGAATGTCAATTGGAGTCCACAATATTGGCCAGG GCTGTGTGTCCTGTCTGGAACATGACGAGCACTACATACTCACCTTCCCCAATGGCTATGGCAG GTCGATCCTGACTGTCCCATGGGTGGAGTTGGGTGGAGAGTGTAACATCAACTGCTCCAAAACGGGCTACAGTGCCAGCATTGTGTTTCACACTAAGCCCTTCTACGGTGGCAAGAAGCACAGGATCACCGCTGAGATCTT TCCTCCCAATGACAAGAAGTCATTCTGCTCCATTGAAGGAGAGTGGAATGGAGTTATGCACGCTAAGTGGGCATCTGGG GAAAACTCCTTGTTCATTGACACGAAGAAAATGGGCTGTATCAAGAAGAAGGTGAGGAAGTTGGAGGACCAGTTGGAGTATGAGTCCCGCAG CCTGTGGAAGGATGTGACGGTCAGCCTGAAGTCGAGAGACATCGATGCAGCAACGGAAGCAAAGCACAGGCTGGAGGAGAAGCAGAGGGGGGAGGccagggagaggaaggaaaatgaAATGCAGTGGGAAACTAGG TTGTTCCATGAGGATGGAGAGTGCTGGGTCTACGATGAGCCTCTACTGAAAAGAACTGGATCACAGAGGCACTGA